One genomic segment of Pedobacter endophyticus includes these proteins:
- a CDS encoding RagB/SusD family nutrient uptake outer membrane protein, with amino-acid sequence MKKILTILTVASTILIVGGCKKYLDSDYLFDERLTTEEVFTNTDYANRWLAKAYSFLGSNYMQDVSSKKSVPFNFADDMYYGDESDGYKRWKNGQYTENGLNGESKEIWNTAYKGIRQASIFINNIDINKTLSVKEIADMKAQARFLRAYFYWVLLRTYGPIPIVPDEGIDYTKEYDEIAQPRNTYEECATYLSNELVEAAKGLSAQQGIQQLARPTRGAALALRARVLLYAASPLANGKAPAEVAAAMVTKDGKPLLSPTYEESRWARAAAAAKDVMDLGQYRLYVAYKKTTGDAAYPATVTPPFDSNFSNSAWPSGWSDIDPFESYRALFNGTVPAYQNPELIFTHGQNQGGEGINVLVLHQLPRLEGKGYNSHGMTQKQVDAYSMNDGSDIPGMNSMYAGRQGYENRYNTLPRATGFVKQEELSKYPELGPLGVGVNKQYVRREPRFYASVSYNGSTWNLLNAESVRDEKSNVQIFYYRGDPNGYKNTSYWPRTGVGIKKYIHPDDISNVAVTAYDQSRMKPKVDPAIRYAEVLLMYAEALNELNGSYTIPSWDGTKTHNISRDISEMKRGIQPIRIRAGVADYASDVYSDQNKFRIKLKRERQVELFAEGQRYFDLRRWTDAQSEESAPVYGYNAYATKAQADLFHTVVETPSLPSIFTLKMWFWPIHFDELKRNKYLTQNPGWTNPE; translated from the coding sequence ATGAAAAAAATACTAACAATCTTAACTGTTGCAAGCACCATACTCATTGTTGGCGGTTGTAAAAAATATCTCGATTCGGATTACCTTTTTGATGAGCGATTAACCACCGAAGAGGTGTTTACCAATACCGATTATGCAAACCGATGGCTGGCAAAGGCTTATTCATTTCTAGGAAGCAACTACATGCAAGACGTAAGCAGCAAAAAATCGGTACCCTTTAACTTTGCCGATGACATGTATTACGGCGATGAAAGCGACGGTTATAAACGATGGAAAAATGGCCAATACACCGAAAATGGCTTAAACGGAGAAAGCAAGGAAATTTGGAACACAGCTTACAAGGGAATTAGACAGGCTTCGATTTTTATAAACAATATTGATATCAATAAGACCCTTTCTGTAAAGGAAATTGCCGATATGAAAGCGCAGGCGAGGTTTTTAAGGGCTTACTTTTATTGGGTACTGCTGCGCACCTATGGCCCAATACCTATTGTACCCGACGAAGGTATTGATTACACAAAGGAATATGATGAGATCGCACAGCCGCGGAACACTTATGAAGAATGTGCAACCTATCTTTCGAATGAACTTGTAGAAGCTGCAAAAGGGCTCTCTGCCCAGCAGGGAATACAACAGCTTGCACGGCCCACGCGTGGTGCTGCTTTAGCACTCAGGGCCCGGGTATTACTATACGCCGCAAGCCCATTGGCCAACGGAAAAGCTCCGGCAGAAGTGGCTGCGGCAATGGTTACCAAAGACGGCAAGCCCTTACTTTCGCCAACGTACGAAGAATCGAGGTGGGCAAGGGCTGCAGCCGCCGCAAAAGATGTGATGGACCTTGGGCAATATCGCCTTTATGTGGCCTACAAAAAAACAACTGGCGATGCTGCCTATCCGGCAACAGTTACCCCTCCATTTGATAGCAACTTTTCTAACAGTGCATGGCCCTCGGGCTGGAGCGATATCGATCCTTTCGAGTCCTATCGGGCACTGTTTAACGGAACCGTTCCTGCGTATCAAAATCCAGAGCTCATTTTTACACACGGCCAAAACCAGGGCGGCGAAGGCATAAATGTTTTGGTATTGCACCAATTGCCCCGTTTAGAAGGTAAAGGATACAACTCGCACGGCATGACACAAAAACAGGTTGATGCCTATAGCATGAACGATGGCAGCGACATACCGGGAATGAACAGCATGTACGCTGGCAGACAGGGTTACGAAAACAGGTACAATACGCTGCCACGCGCAACAGGCTTTGTAAAACAAGAAGAGTTATCAAAATATCCCGAATTAGGTCCTTTAGGCGTTGGAGTAAACAAGCAGTACGTTCGTCGCGAACCACGCTTTTACGCCTCAGTATCGTATAACGGCTCAACGTGGAACCTGTTAAATGCCGAAAGTGTGCGGGATGAAAAAAGTAACGTACAGATCTTTTATTACAGAGGCGATCCCAATGGGTACAAGAATACGTCGTACTGGCCGCGAACAGGAGTGGGGATAAAAAAGTACATCCATCCAGACGACATTAGTAATGTGGCCGTTACGGCATACGATCAAAGTCGGATGAAACCGAAAGTCGATCCTGCAATTCGCTATGCCGAAGTGTTGCTGATGTATGCCGAAGCACTAAACGAGCTGAACGGTTCGTATACCATTCCATCATGGGACGGTACCAAAACACACAATATATCGAGAGATATTTCGGAAATGAAACGTGGAATCCAGCCTATCCGCATCCGTGCGGGTGTTGCCGATTACGCCAGCGATGTTTATTCAGACCAGAACAAATTTCGTATTAAATTGAAGCGGGAGCGCCAGGTAGAATTGTTTGCCGAAGGACAGCGTTATTTCGATTTACGCCGTTGGACAGATGCACAATCTGAAGAATCGGCCCCTGTTTATGGCTACAATGCTTATGCTACCAAAGCACAGGCCGACCTTTTCCATACCGTGGTAGAAACGCCATCGCTGCCCTCTATTTTCACTCTTAAAATGTGGTTCTGGCCGATACATTTCGATGAG